GCCACTCCTCAAATCTTTCTTTCAAAAGTTCTATAACTTTCTTTTCCCTTTCAAAATCCTCATCATCCGGAGCTTTGTAGTATCTTTGCCCTTTTTCATCCTCATATCTTATGCAATACAATCTTTCTTGAAAAACATCATCTTCTCTTGGCACAAATTCATGTTTTTCCCAGCGTCTTAGCCCCCAAATTGTTTTGCTACTCTCATCAACCTTATCTCCCCTAATTGACGAAATACTTGTTTCCATTTTACAATGTGGACAAATTAAATAACCATCCTTTACAGTTCCGTTTTTAGCTGCTTGTTCGAGCTCTGATTGGCTGACTTTCGTTTTGATTTCTATATCAAACCCTTTTTTAGCTGGGTTTTCGTGCAACACAGCAATAGTTTTAGAATTTTTGCCAATTACCAAAGAAGGTAGTAGAGGAACTTTGAACCCACATTCAGGACAAATTGTCTCAACGCAGTATAAATATGCATTTGCTCTATGCCCTTTTGAGTTGTGCTCAATCTGCCACTGAGTTACAATCTTGTCTGCCTGCTCAAATATTCTTTTTTGAAAATCTTTTAGCTTTTCAATCGCATCTTCGGGCAGGCTCAAAAGATTCAAAGCTGCCCACGTAAGAAGCATTGCAATTGGATTTAGGTCTGACGCAAAAACACCAAACCCAAGCCTTGCTGCTTCAAATGGAATACTCCCTCCACCGCAAAAACAATCTCCAACTGTTGGAAGTTGTCCAAATCTTTTTTTGCCAAGCTCTTCAACAAGGGCTTGATATGAATATGCATTTGTTCCAAGATGCTCATTTATCTCATCCCAAGCGCTCTTAGGCAGATTTTCTATCTCTTCGGGACGCTTGCAATATCTTAGCTTCTGTTCATATGGCATCCTTTTAAATATTCTTTCTTGAAATCCTTCCCTCTCAGCTTTTTTTAAATCTTTTTTGTAGCTTATTTTCCCCTCATCTGCAACATCAAAATATTTTGCCTTTTCTTCTTCTGTTGCAAACTCATAAGCATCCTTTGCTGATATGCTACTTTTTCTTCTCAGCTTCAAGCCCTCTTCATCCATAGTCATAAGCTTAAGAAAAATTTTCATATCTTTTTTGGGGTCATCTGTTGCAGGCAAAAGAACTCCCAAAAGTAGTGCACGCACAAGCACAAGAGGTTTTCTGCCCCACCATTTGCCAAGTCCTGTTAATGTCTGTCCTGCACCTGCTTTTCGCTCTTTAAATGCCTCCTTTGAAAGTTTTGAAACTGGAAATTGAACCTCTATTAAAGATTTCTCCATCTTCTTCCATCTCCTTTTAGGTCAAGAATTTCTGTCAGTATTACTCTTCATATATAACTTTTTGTTCTTTGATGCTTTCAAAGTCAAGCTGTTTAATTTGTTTTTGACTTACTGGATTATCAAGCAAAGCATATTTTAGTGCCATTCTCCAACCTTTTCTGTCATTTACCCTGCCTGTTGCAGCATTTGTAACACCATACAACCACCATCTCTCTTCTGGTCGCAAACCTTGCCAGTTGACAATTGCAACAGGCACCTGCGAATCATCAGTGCAATCTTCCAGTGCCCAGAGCAAAACCACAAGTTCTTTCCCCAAAAGTCTGTGAACGGGATTTTGCCCAACTTTCCACTTAGATTTCTTAAAACCCTCCTTTTCAAGCCGAAAATTGAACTCCTGTGCAATATACGGTGCAACTCTTTGCCACAGCCATTTAGGAACAATTACTTTGAGCTGGTTGTGAAGAGGACTGTTCTCATCAATATCTTGTGCTTCCTTCCCCTCTTGCCATATAAATCTTTCATACACCTTTACTGTCTCGTTCTTCCCTTGAGGAATTACCACCATAAAATGGTGCTGCGTCTCAGATGGTACATATCCAAAGCCAATTGAGGCTGCAGCGTCTTTCTTTTTAGATTTACTCATTCTGTGTTATTGCCTCCTTGAAGTCATGAAGCGTCTTGCCTTTTTGCTTTATCCATTCTTCAAAGTCTTTTGCATCTTCAAATAACAGTTCTGTAATAACAGCTCTCACGTTTTGAATCCCATCATTGTAGAAGTCGGTTTTGACCTTTTCAATATGTGTAAAAATCTCGCTTAGTTCTACCCCTTGTGGCTTTTTACATGTCAGGACAATATAGTTATCATCATCTCTATAAATATCAAGAGAATAGGCAACAAACTTTCCTTTGTAATTTTTCAATAGTTCAATTTCTCTTTGAAGTTCTTCTATACTAAAAATCAGAATTTTCTTGCTACCTGAAAGTTTTAATTTAACCGGTTTTGTATAATCAAGTTCTATTTGCTTAATTACTATGTTTCCTGTAACATCTCTTCTCACAGGAATATTTTTTATCTCTGAAAAAACACCATCTTTTTCTGCAACCACATTAATTACCCTTGTATTATCTGGAATTGTAATATCACCATTTTCGGCAACTTTGCCATTATAGCGCGGGTTTGAACCATCTGTTGTATACTTTACAGTTGCCTGCGGAGCTGTTCTTATTTTTATGTGAGCTCTGCCTTCTTGGTCGCAAAATCTTATATTGTCATCAAGTAAAATTTCACATTCATATTTTACAACATCACCTTTTGGATGATACCCTGTTGAATCAATGCAAAGGAAACTGAGCTTTACTGCTTTTGTCCTGAACTCATTAATATTTGGCACAACCGGTGAGTTCTCTGATACCTCCTTATCACCCTCTTCATAATGTACAACATCACCAAACATTGGTATGAGCTTTAAAACTACCTCGCCTGTGTCAAAGTCAGGGGATACAAACTGAACTTTTACTGTTGTTTTGTCCTTTGCTGCCTCACCTCTTAAAACAATCCCTCCACTTTCTTTCCACAAACCTTTTGAAAGCATCTCGCGCTTTAAATTCTCCAGGGCCTCTGGTGGATGCCAAAACCACCTTGCATCTCGCGCTGCTCTTTCAACAATCTCGGACCAAGACATTGACTCTCTTGTGAAGAGCAAATTCTCTACCTTTTCGCGAAATTCATCAATGTCATTTACTTCTATATACTTTTTGTTAAGCAACACTTTTTGAATGACAATCTCTCCATCTCGGTTGTTGCCAAGAAGAGCTCTAACTCTGTCTATCCCTTTTGAACCTTGAGAATCACTATTTTCACTCGCTGGCAGATATTTTAAATCTTCAGAAATAAGTTCAGCGTTCTGTTTAGTATATGGCCTCTGTGGATAGTAAATCTTGTTAAAAGTCTCTCTCAAGACTTCTAAAACTGCAGTTTTCATCTTGCTCTGTTCATTTTCTGCTCGTTGATATTCTGTGTCAGTCTCTGGAACACCCTCTTTTCTGAGCTCATTTAGCACGTTTTCCCAACACATATACTCTCTTATTTTCTCTAAAAGCGTATTATACATGGTAGTAGAACCTGTTAAAAAGAGAAGTCTATTTTTGTAAGTTTGATTTTGCCAAAAACCAATCAGTGCTGGGTTAAGAGACCCTTTTGAGTCATAAGGCTTTGAAATAATTAGCGTTACATTGTTCATATCCACATTGATTTTTGATATGTCATTTGGCAAAGCGACAATCTTTTGGTACACCTTCTGATAGCAGTTTAGATTCCTTGGTGAAAAATATTCATAAAGAAGCCTCTCTAACACTGCCTCCGCTTCATCTAATGTATACATACTTTTGAATTTTCTCATGCGCGCAACTACATTTTCCATTGGTGTAATATATATTCTGTCATTTGCATCAATTCTTGTATGTAATGAATTTTGCTTAAATTCTTCAATTATGTTCGCAAGACTGCTTAAATCTTTGTTTGGAGAGCTCATATATGCAAAAAGCTCACTTGTTGTAAGACCTAATGGAGATTTTGTAATTTCAGACAGCGAAGACAGCAAAATCAATTTTGCAACTTCACTTGCTAAGTTAGTATTGTACTTTTGGTCAATAGCCTTTGCAGTTGTAATATGAGCTGTTGAATAAACATCGTGCATAATGGCATTTTCTAAACTCTGCTTTATATTTATAATCTCTTCGCGCGTGTTGTAATCGCTCAGGTCAAAGTCGTATGGTTCAATTAAATACTTCTGCTTTGCAAGTTTCCCTTCTTCACTGTAAAGATATCTTATGTAGTGCCTCATAAGACGAATAAGTCCTCGTGTTTGCTGGAAATTGACATTTTCCCTGAATCTGCTAACAAGCTCCATTATTGCAGGATGAAACGGATATGTTCTCTTAATCTCAGTGTAAATTCGCTCTGGCTCAACTGTAGTCTGTCCTTTTCTATTACCTTCTTCAATAACCTCTTTGTAGGCTTTTGCAATCTCTTCTACATCTGGGTCATTTTCAGGGTTTTGAGGATACTCTTTGAAAAATCTTTTTCTCAAAATACAGTATACATCATTTGTGACCATATCAACCGGCTGGATAGAAGAGGCAACACGGGTTGCTTCTTTGTCAAGCTCTGTTGCTAAAGCACTTTGTAAAAGTTTCCCTCCTTGCTCATACGCTGCTTGAAGGTCTGCCACAACCACCATTACGTTTGAAAGCTCTTTTTTCTGGATTGCATTGAAAAGATTCGAAAGCCCAATTGAAACAACCTTTCCAAAGTTACTCTCACCAACTGGAATACTCTGGACATACTCAAGATATAGCGGAAGCTCATCAAGCAGTATCAAAAGCGGGTCCCCTGCTAATAGCTCTGTCCACTCTCTATCGCCAGGTGCAAACATATGATTTTGAAGGGACTTGTTCAAAACCTCTTGCTTGCCAAGCTGGTTCGCTATTTCTACCCATGGGATTGAATTTGTCCATCTTCCAGTAAATACTGCAAGTCTTATTCTACCTGTGTACATATATGGATAATCATCACCTAAAATCTTTTTTCTGATTTCCGGATACTTTGCCAAAAGCCCCAAAGCAATCATGTTATGGGTCTTGCCACCACCCATTGCCTGTCGCAGAACAATTACACCTTGTTCATCATCAATTCCACTAAATCTTTTGAATGCAACATCAAATAATCTTCTCATACCGTTTGTTATGTATGTTTGTTCAAAAAACTTTTCCGGCTTGATTTTGTCAGAAAGAAGGTCTGAGATTTCCTGAACATCTTCTGAGCTTCTTGTTGTGAACACATCATCCCTGGGTTTACAAAGCTCGAAAAGAGTTTTCATGAGTGTTTACCTCCAGTGAATTTTATTTTTTTCAATGAGAATACGAATCATCCTTACGATACCTAAATTAGCCAATTAATTATTTTTTTATTTATAGACATTTAGTTGATGCACTAAACAAAATCTTTCTACTTTCTCACTCATGTATAATACAGGTTAAGTTTCGTATATTGCTATTGATTTTATTATACCAATTCTCCATCGAAGATTAAACCAACAATCACATTCAAGTATTCTCTTACATAAAATCTCTATATTCTACAATACCCGATTTGGCAAGTAATTCATAAAATTTTTTAACATTTTCTGCAGTTTGGCAAGGATTTGCTCCGACATCTCTATATTTACTAAAAGTTATTATTACACGTCTTTTCGCTCTCGATAAAGCTACAAAAAAGGCGCAAGTATCTTG
The sequence above is drawn from the Caldicellulosiruptor bescii DSM 6725 genome and encodes:
- a CDS encoding DUF3780 domain-containing protein, producing the protein MSKSKKKDAAASIGFGYVPSETQHHFMVVIPQGKNETVKVYERFIWQEGKEAQDIDENSPLHNQLKVIVPKWLWQRVAPYIAQEFNFRLEKEGFKKSKWKVGQNPVHRLLGKELVVLLWALEDCTDDSQVPVAIVNWQGLRPEERWWLYGVTNAATGRVNDRKGWRMALKYALLDNPVSQKQIKQLDFESIKEQKVIYEE
- a CDS encoding DUF499 domain-containing protein, whose amino-acid sequence is MKTLFELCKPRDDVFTTRSSEDVQEISDLLSDKIKPEKFFEQTYITNGMRRLFDVAFKRFSGIDDEQGVIVLRQAMGGGKTHNMIALGLLAKYPEIRKKILGDDYPYMYTGRIRLAVFTGRWTNSIPWVEIANQLGKQEVLNKSLQNHMFAPGDREWTELLAGDPLLILLDELPLYLEYVQSIPVGESNFGKVVSIGLSNLFNAIQKKELSNVMVVVADLQAAYEQGGKLLQSALATELDKEATRVASSIQPVDMVTNDVYCILRKRFFKEYPQNPENDPDVEEIAKAYKEVIEEGNRKGQTTVEPERIYTEIKRTYPFHPAIMELVSRFRENVNFQQTRGLIRLMRHYIRYLYSEEGKLAKQKYLIEPYDFDLSDYNTREEIINIKQSLENAIMHDVYSTAHITTAKAIDQKYNTNLASEVAKLILLSSLSEITKSPLGLTTSELFAYMSSPNKDLSSLANIIEEFKQNSLHTRIDANDRIYITPMENVVARMRKFKSMYTLDEAEAVLERLLYEYFSPRNLNCYQKVYQKIVALPNDISKINVDMNNVTLIISKPYDSKGSLNPALIGFWQNQTYKNRLLFLTGSTTMYNTLLEKIREYMCWENVLNELRKEGVPETDTEYQRAENEQSKMKTAVLEVLRETFNKIYYPQRPYTKQNAELISEDLKYLPASENSDSQGSKGIDRVRALLGNNRDGEIVIQKVLLNKKYIEVNDIDEFREKVENLLFTRESMSWSEIVERAARDARWFWHPPEALENLKREMLSKGLWKESGGIVLRGEAAKDKTTVKVQFVSPDFDTGEVVLKLIPMFGDVVHYEEGDKEVSENSPVVPNINEFRTKAVKLSFLCIDSTGYHPKGDVVKYECEILLDDNIRFCDQEGRAHIKIRTAPQATVKYTTDGSNPRYNGKVAENGDITIPDNTRVINVVAEKDGVFSEIKNIPVRRDVTGNIVIKQIELDYTKPVKLKLSGSKKILIFSIEELQREIELLKNYKGKFVAYSLDIYRDDDNYIVLTCKKPQGVELSEIFTHIEKVKTDFYNDGIQNVRAVITELLFEDAKDFEEWIKQKGKTLHDFKEAITQNE